A window of the Lolium perenne isolate Kyuss_39 chromosome 7, Kyuss_2.0, whole genome shotgun sequence genome harbors these coding sequences:
- the LOC127314149 gene encoding UDP-galactose transporter 1 — MEEGKMGNVATVRAVLAILQWWGFNVTVIIMNKWIFQKLEFKFPLTVSCVHFICSSIGAYIAIKVLKIKPLIEVAPEDRWKRIFPMSFVFCINIVLGNVSLRYIPVSFMQTIKSFTPATTVILQWLVWRKYFEWRIWASLVPIVGGILLTSVTELSFNMFGFCAAMVGCLATSTKTILAESLLHGYKFDSINTVYYMAPFATMILSIPAIVLEGGGVINWLYTYDSTVPALIIIITSGVLAFCLNFSIFYVIHSTTAVTFNVAGNLKVAAAVLISWMIFRNPISAMNAVGCGITLVGCTFYGYVRHLISQQATAQSPRTPRSRLEMLPLLGEKQEN; from the exons ATGGAGGAGGGGAAGATGGGGAACGTGGCCACGGTTCGCGCGGTGCTGGCCATCCTCCAATGGTGGGGCTTCAACGTCACCGTCATCATCATGAACAAGTGGATCTTCCAG AAACTGGAGTTCAAATTTCCTCTGACTGTGTCGTGCGTCCACTTCATATGCTCTTCCATCGGAGCTTACATCGCAATCAAAGTGCTCAAAATAAAACCGCTGATCGAGGTTGCCCCCGAGGATCGCTGGAAAAGGATAttccctatgtcatttgtgttctGCATAAATATTGTGCTGGGAAATGTCAGTCTGCGGTATATCCCGGTCTCCTTCATGCAAACCATAAAATCTTTCACTCCTGCAACAACAG TTATTCTGCAGTGGTTGGTCTGGAGGAAATATTTTGAGTGGCGCATATGGGCTTCTTTGGTTCCAATAGTGGGCGGAATCCTCCTAACTTCAGTAACTGAGCTGAGCTTCAATATGTTTGGTTTTTGCGCTGCCATGGTTGGCTGCCTGGCCACATCTACAAAAACCATCTTGGCAGAGTCCCTACTCCATGGATACAAATTTGACAG CATTAACACAGTGTACTACATGGCACCCTTTGCCACCATGATACTGTCGATACCAGCGATTGTTCTCGAAGGGGGCGGTGTGATCAACTGGCTTTACACATACGACTCAACTGTCCCTGCACTGATCATCATAATTACCTCAGGAGTGTTGGCCTTCTGCCTCAACTTTTCCATCTTCTACGTTATCCATTCGACTACGGCGGTGACCTTCAATGTAGCCGGCAACCTTAAG GTTGCTGCCGCGGTGCTGATCTCGTGGATGATCTTCCGAAACCCGATCTCCGCCATGAACGCCGTAGGGTGTGGGATCACGCTTGTTGGCTGCACCTTCTACGGCTACGTGAGGCATCTGATCTCGCAGCAGGCCACAGCCCAGAGCCCGCGCACCCCAAGAAGCCGGTTGGAGATGCTCCCCCTATTAGGCGAAAAGCAAGAGAACTAG